The window TTCTCGATATTCATGGCTATACAGGTGGTTATAATATTACATCCGCACTTGTTACGGGACGTATAGCAGGAATGAACGCAGCATTATTATGTAAGGAAGTTACTACATTACAAAAAACAACTAACGAATATACGCACTTCGAAAAGAAACGTTGAACGTGTATTTGTGGATGCGAAAGAAAAACATGGTATGCGTTGGACAACCTTATGAGGGATTAAAAAATTGACCATGCAGGCGATGCTATGAAGAAGCTAGCTAATTATACATGGCAAAGTCCGAAAATGGAATAAAACAGCAGACAACAGAGTGCTACTCTCGTTAATAGGGGCTATTTGTAACGAATATTTCTTTCTGATAAAATTTCAAAAGGTATTCGGAATGATCACATTCCGAATACCTTTTGTCATTTTTTATGTTCAAAACCAGCGATACGCCATACAAGTTTCAATTTCTTTGATAGTTTGACGCATAGGGTGGTGACTTCGCGGGAAAATCGAGATCCTGGACTGAGCGAAGCAAAGGAAGCAGCTCGACCCCGCCTGCGGAAAGCATCCGCCCGTAGTGGAAATCAACGGTTTTATCTAAAGTTGTTGTTAAAGAAAAAAGACTATAGGCTAACTCGATTTTTGCAGAGTTTTTCTATAGTCTGAACCGTGTCAATATTTACAAATACGCTCTTTTAACCTTCGCTCGTAGTATATACTTCTTCAAATGGTTGGATAATGACAAAGCCTTCGCCTGAGAATGCCATTTGAATGGATTCACCACTGCCACGTCCGATAAACGTACGGAAACTAATATCTGTTTTAAATTCTGGTGTCAAATTGCCAGACCATGCAACAGTAGCATGCGGATCCGTATAAACTGTTTCTCCTGGTTTCACTAACAAGGTCAGCGGTTCAAAATGTGTCGTAATTGCTACTTTCCCTCTTCCACGTAACGTTACATTAAATAATCCACCTGACATTATTCCTGCCATTTTACGCATCAAATGAATATCCCAATCGATACTGGGCTCAAACGCAAGTAAATCATTACCATTTACACAAAGACTTTCATCCTGTAAATCGAAGATCGTAATTTTTTTACCTTGATCGGCTAAATAAAGACGTCCACGACCTTTCGCTTTCATTAATTGCGTGCCTTCGCCTGTTAAGGCCTTTTTAAACATCTTACTAAGCCCATGCTCCATAACACGCTCTCGCTCAAACTTTATATCTCCTATGTAAGAGATCATTGCCCCCATCT of the Lysinibacillus fusiformis genome contains:
- a CDS encoding AIM24 family protein, whose protein sequence is MGKFSLNEFVNKTQQDDNVNDYFELETERVLEVNLNGEVWSKMGAMISYIGDIKFERERVMEHGLSKMFKKALTGEGTQLMKAKGRGRLYLADQGKKITIFDLQDESLCVNGNDLLAFEPSIDWDIHLMRKMAGIMSGGLFNVTLRGRGKVAITTHFEPLTLLVKPGETVYTDPHATVAWSGNLTPEFKTDISFRTFIGRGSGESIQMAFSGEGFVIIQPFEEVYTTSEG